AGACATTCGTTTCTTCATGGATGGCGAAACGGGCAACATGATCCACAGCACGGTCCCACCGCATCAAACAAATAGAGCGACGGTTCACTTAACCGTTGGCGAACTTTGGTACGTGTTCGGTCGAGAACTTGGCGTCGCCGCGATAGCCGGGGTAGGACCGCCACAGCTGCAGAAGCATCTCCTGGAGAAGATCTCGTCGGTCCTCGAGGCTGTCGGCGTAGACCGCGGCGATTCGGCGGAGCATTCCCTGATGCGGCTGGATCTCGTTGAGGAAGCTCGTCTGGTGTTTCGAGAGACTCATCGCCACTCATAGGGTAGGTTGCCGATCGCGCCGAAAAACTACGCTCGAAGGGAGATAGGGACACAATGCGTAATGTCCCAGCGCGGGCCAATAGCCGGCCCTCGTGCCTGAGGTCCTCCGATAGCGGTGCCCTTCCGATAGGGGTGCCGGCCCGAGAGTGGGGCGGGGTCAGGGGCTGCGAATTCGCTGAAGCAGCCAATCGAGGTGGCGCTCGATCAGGCCCGGGTCGATGAGCTGGAAGTGGTTCTTGCCCCACTCGGTGAAAAAGTCGTCGTCCCGGAAGTGCGGCCCTAGGATTCCGTCGTCGAGTTGAGCGAGCCGGAGCTTGCGGAGAGCCTCCTGCTCACTGTCGTTGAAGATGCAGCGAACCGCTATTTCGTGCTCGGTCGCATAGCGATACCACTCGGCGAAGGGTTGACGCTCTGCGTTCGTGAAGGGCTCGATGGTTCCCGCAGAAAGCGAGCGCAGAACGCCCATCTCGGATCGGTACTTCCAAGTCACTTCCGCGAGGTAGCGGTGCAGCTCGACCCATTCCTCGAGTTTGTTGACCGAGCTGCCGATCTCCCTCAGAGCCGGCAGGATCTCTTGCGGTTCGAGACTGGCGACCTTCGCTATTCGCGCCGAGAAGAAACATGTTTCGAGACCCAGGTTGCAGCCGAGACTGAGGACGCCGTCCACCAGTTTCGGGTCCAGCTCGGTTTCGACAAGTAGCCGAAAGGCCGCATCCGCACCGAGGGAGAAACCCGTGAGGATGACGATTTCCGGCGCCAGCCGTTCCACCGCATCACTTAGAAGATGCTCTAGGACGGTGAGCTGGTCTGGCATGGCCATGACGATCCGGTGCTCCGGATCCGGCTCGCAACCGTAGAAGTTGGAGGCGATCCCCCGGAAAGGCGACCGAGCGAGGGTCTCTTCGAAGATCCTGTGGTCGAGACCCATGCCCGGGAGGTAGAAGACCAGAACCTCAGAGGATCGCTCGTTGTCGAGATAGTACGCGTCGTCGCCGATCACGCGCGGATCGAGCGTCTCGCGATCGAGCCGTCGGCAGAGCTCCGCGGTCAGGGGAAACGTGCGTTCGACCGAGGTGGAGGGTCCCGCGGCTCGACCGTGCTCCGCAGCTGGACCGTGCTCGATCTCCCTGAGTGCGTCTTCCAGCTCGATTCGAACGTCGGCGGCTGCATGCAGGCGTCGAACCGGGTCCTTGCGCAGGCACCTGTTCAGGAGCCGGAGAAGCGCCGGCGGCGTGCCGGGCGGAAGTAGGTCGGAATCGGGGCTTCGCTCGAGCACCGCGGCAAGCCGATCGCTGTTCGTCCGTCCGTCGAAGGCGGCTTTGCCGGTCAAGGCTTCGTAGAGCAGGCAGCCGAAAGCCCAAATGTCGGACCGGGCATCGGCCTCGGAGCCGCGAATCTGCTCGGGGCTCATGTAGCCCGGAGTACCCAGGAGCGCACCGACCTCCGAGATCTGGGTCACGGTGTCTGTATCACCGAGTTGGGTCTCGGATTCAACCCTCGGCCTCGCGACGGCCTTGGCCAAGCCGAAGTCGAGGATCTTGACCGTCGCTCGGGGCGTCAGCTTGACGTTCGCCGGCTTCAGATCCCTGTGGATGATTCCCTTCTCGTGTGCCGCCTCGAGTCCGGCCGCTATCTGGATGGCCACCGCCACGGCCTCATCGACGGGAACCGGTCCGCGCGCGGTTCTCTCAGCCAGAGTCTCTCCTTCGGCAAGCTCCATCACCAGGAAGTGAGTGTCGTGGTCGTGCCCGACCGAATGAATCGCCGCGATGTTGGCGTGGCTGAACGAGGCCAGTAGCTTGGCCTCGCGGTCGAAGCGCGCCAGCCGCTCCTCGTCTTCGGTGAACTTTGTCGGCAGAATCTTGATCGCCACCTCGCGGCCGAGCTTGGTGTCGGTCGCCCGATATACCTCACCCATCCCGCCTTCGCCCAGTTTGGCGGTGATCTTGAAGTGAGACAGCGTTCGGCCGATCATGATGTGCCTGGACCCGATTGTAGAAGCTTTTGGGCCCGAGTCAGTTTGCACGGGGGGGTACGGCCGACTTACACTTCGGCTCGCCAGTCCTTACCCCGACGCGATGTCACCGCGGTAGGGAAACTTCTTGGCCAGCTTCCTGGTGATGCCGCGCACGACGTCGTTGGCCGGTTGGCTCCAGTCGGTTTCGCGATTCACCGCCACCTTCCACAGTAGGGTGCCCTCGTCGGCGGTGACCAGCTGGCCTTCGGCGTAGATGTCGTAGGTCCGCGGGCCCCAGGGCAGCAGCCAGGCGTGGTCTTCGTCGAGCGCTTCGAGCACCACGTGTACGCCGACGGCGATGCCGAACGACGCGAGGTCGGACAGGTAGCGCGTCTTGCGTACCCTGGTGCGGACGACGGCGTCCACTTCCAGTACCTCGGCCAGCTCATCGGCGGGCAGCGCCCAGGTGTCGCGAATGGCAAGTCCCTCTTCCCTCAGGAGCTGGTTCGTGGTTTCGATCGGTTGGATCGAGATCCACACCGGGCGTCGTCGGTGCGGGCTCGACCGGTTCAGCAGATAGTTGTAGAGCGAGGCCTGGAAGGCCAGGCTCTCGCCTTCCTCGATCAACAGGATGTCCTCGGCGGCGAGGCCCTTCGGGGCCTTGCCCGTGAACACCATCTCGACCGGGAGCACGGCAACTTCCTGATGGTCGAGCGCCACCTCCGGGAAGCTCGGCGAGGTGTAGTTGACCGCCGTGCAGGCGGTGAACGAGACGGCGGACAGCAGCAACGTGATTCTTTTCATGATGTCTCCTTTCGTGTCCACCCGGTTGATCCTTCCGCAGATTACGATTTGCAAGAGCGGTACCCACTCCCCACTTCCTCAGAGGTGCAGCCACTTCTTGAGTCAGAGCCAAGATTACGTATTGTGCCCCACCCGAATGGGTGTTGCTCTGGCGCAGAGGCTGCTGCTAGGTATCCGAGAGCGGCTGACGGTCAGGCCAAGAGGAGGTTTGTGCCGATGACCTCTCGCCAACGCCCTATTCCTACCTATGTGCTTCTCGCGCTGCTGCTCGTCCTGTCGCAGCCGCTCGAGCCCGCTGTCATCACGGTCGGTGGCACGTGCAATCTGAACGCCGCCATCGATGCCGCCAACGACGACGCACCTCGCGGAAGCTGCCCGGCGGGTTCGGGATCGGACGTCATCAAGCTCACCGCCGGAGTTCCCCTGACGATTGTCGACAACGACACCGACGGTTCCAACGGGCTGCCCTCGGTCACCAGCAGGATCACCGTCGAGGGGAACGGCTATCTCGTCTACCGCGACAATTTTGGTGTGCCGACGCCGCCCCCGTTTCGCGTCTTCCACGTCGGCGCAACGGGGGACCTGAGGCTTAAGGACCTGACGGTCCTGTTCGGAAGGTCACAGAAGGGCGGCGGAATCTACAATCGCGGCGGCCTCACTTTGAAAAACAGCACCATCGGTCCCAATCTGGCCGACGTCGTCCCGGGGTCCCGTCGGGGCGGCGGCATCTACGCTCACGCGGCATCGACGACTCGAGTCGTCAGCAGCGTGATCTCCAATAACTCCGTCATCGACGCTGCCGTCCGCGATGGTGGCGGCGGCATCTGGGCCGGCACCGGCGCGTCCGTGGTGGTGTCCCACAGCACCTTCTCCAACAACGATGTCACTTCGTTCACCGGAGCCTACGGTGGTGCCGTCGGCGGTCCGGATGCCACCGTCACCATCACCAACTCCACAATCTCCGGCAACAGCATCTCGGCTACTTTCTATGGCTACGGCGGTGGGGTAGCGGCAAGGGATCTGTCGATCTCCAACAGCACGGTCTCCGGCAACACGGCATCCGTAAGCAGTGGCGACTCCTATGGTGGCGGTGTTTGGGGTGGTGGGAGCGTTCATCAGACGACCTTCCATGGGAACTCGGCGGACTACGGCGCTTCTCTATACGGCTCGGGGGGAGGCCTGACTCTCTCGGGCTCGCTGTTTGCCGCCGCCGCCACCGGCGACCACTGCGAGGGAACACTGAGTGACGCCGGCGGCGGCAACCTGGCCGACGACGCCACCTGTCTGCCGGCTTTCGGCTCTCTTACAGGACTCGACCTGAACCTGGCCGACAATGGCGGTCCGACGCAGACCCACGAGCTGCTCGACGGCAGCTCGGCCATCGACAACGCCGGCGCCTGCGGCCTCGGCACCGACCAGCGCGGCGCCGGACGGATGGGCAGCTGCGACAGCGGTGCGTTCGAACACCTCGGCAACGGCTGCTCGCTCAAGGAGTTCGAGGATGTAACCATCTCGACCTCCTGGTTTGGTCTCGCCTGTCACACAGGCTTGGTCGGACCCAACTTCATCGTTGACGGTCCACTCGGCTCGTGGGACCTGTACGTCGGTTATCTCGCGGTCTTGAGAGACGGGTTCGAAGTCCGTGAGGGCGCTGAGCTGAGCGTCACTATCGATCCGTCTCTTTTGCCACCGCCCCCTCCGTAGGACAGTCCTAGGGCTGATGGAGCCCGAGGAGTCGCGGCAGGTCTTCTTCGATCGCCGCCTCGGCCTCTTCCTGGCTGCCCCCAAGTGCTATGACGTTGAGCTTTCCCAAGCGCGCCAGCGGACCGACGTTGTAGAAGATAAAGCGCCCCCGACCGGTTCCGGCGTCGAACAGGTCCTTGCCCACGGCCGAGAGAATGTCGCCGAAGGGGGCGCCGACGAGCCCGGGATGAACGAAGTCCTGGGCGCGGTAGGGCGGGCGTGGGCCGGCGAGCAAACGATCGAGAAGAGCCATTGGTGTCGAAGTGCCACCCCAGCGGCCGTTGCACTCGACAAAGCGGACCGAGAAGTCCTCAGGCGGATTGCCGAGGACCAGGAAGTCGAACGAGCATCGCCCGACGTAGCCGAGCTCCTGGAGGCCGGCGGCGACTTGCACCGAGGCGGACTCCAGCTCCTGATTCACCTTCGCCGGCAGGGTCGAGGGACGCGAGCCGACAAAGACGCGGCGCTCGCCACGCAGAAGCTGTTCGTAGATCCCGTCGAGTCGCGGCTCGCCGCCGCCGGCGGGCGGGATCCACAGCTGGGTCGAAGGCGACAGCTCGGTCTCCTCCCAGGCAACAGCGAGGACCTCTTCACCGTCCCACTCGGTGCGCTCGAGAAAGGCCAGAACCTCGGCCTCGACCGCGGCCGCCTCGAGCTCGGCGAGCGAGCTCGCCTCGAAGACTGCGTTACCCATCGCCGAGGCGCAGCGCAGCCGCTTGAGGGCCACCCGACGATGCCGCCTCGCCAGCGCGACCAGGTCCCGAGCGAGCGCCTCCGGGCTGGAGCTTCGGCGGGTCTCGACCAGGTAGTCGG
The bacterium genome window above contains:
- a CDS encoding sigma-70 family RNA polymerase sigma factor, which translates into the protein MSLSKHQTSFLNEIQPHQGMLRRIAAVYADSLEDRRDLLQEMLLQLWRSYPGYRGDAKFSTEHVPKFANG
- a CDS encoding serine/threonine protein kinase, translating into MIGRTLSHFKITAKLGEGGMGEVYRATDTKLGREVAIKILPTKFTEDEERLARFDREAKLLASFSHANIAAIHSVGHDHDTHFLVMELAEGETLAERTARGPVPVDEAVAVAIQIAAGLEAAHEKGIIHRDLKPANVKLTPRATVKILDFGLAKAVARPRVESETQLGDTDTVTQISEVGALLGTPGYMSPEQIRGSEADARSDIWAFGCLLYEALTGKAAFDGRTNSDRLAAVLERSPDSDLLPPGTPPALLRLLNRCLRKDPVRRLHAAADVRIELEDALREIEHGPAAEHGRAAGPSTSVERTFPLTAELCRRLDRETLDPRVIGDDAYYLDNERSSEVLVFYLPGMGLDHRIFEETLARSPFRGIASNFYGCEPDPEHRIVMAMPDQLTVLEHLLSDAVERLAPEIVILTGFSLGADAAFRLLVETELDPKLVDGVLSLGCNLGLETCFFSARIAKVASLEPQEILPALREIGSSVNKLEEWVELHRYLAEVTWKYRSEMGVLRSLSAGTIEPFTNAERQPFAEWYRYATEHEIAVRCIFNDSEQEALRKLRLAQLDDGILGPHFRDDDFFTEWGKNHFQLIDPGLIERHLDWLLQRIRSP